GGCGTTGCCGTAGGCATACATATCGCAACCCTTATACAAATAGTTGGAGAAAGCATAGTATAGTCCAACACTTAGGAAAGTGTTGCCCCAAAAGTGTTGTCTTAGGACTACACAACACCAACTCTTATTTAAGCGTTGCTTTAGGCATGCTTATCCCAacccttatacaaagagttgCCAAAAGTGTATGTTGGCCAGTCTATCGCAACACTTAGAAAAGTGTTGCCTCATAAATGTCGTCTTAGGACTAGACAAAGCCAACTCTTATTTAAGCGTTGCTTTAGGCATGCATATCGCAACCCTTATACAAAAAGTTGCCGAAAACGTATGTTGGCCAGTCTATCGCAACACTTAGAAAAGTGTTGCCCCATAACTGTCGTCTTAGCACTGTTTTGTTGTAGTGTCCATCTTCAATACTAGATctgttaaaaaattttcaaaatttttaaaaatagtttcgaATAgcaaaaaaattacataaaatttttaatgcaaaaataTTCATTCAGaagctaacaaaattaataacataacaaaatagctttcaaataataaaattactaacAAAACTTTGCATtctatttaaaaagaaataaactaaaataccTTATCCTCCTGcttgttttcctttttttttcttctccctaTCTTCTTATTTCCGTTCAACTAAATTTTGTGTCTGTTGCTCTGCTAAATTTTGTGTATGTGCTCATTTGATTTTCGGGGAATATATAAGAGAAAAGATAAGCAACAGGCGTGCGGGCCCCACCATTTGCGCCTCAGAGGAAGGCTCAACTAGTTGCGCCTCTGACATAGGCGCAACCTGTATTCGTATCTATACGCGGGTCATACtgatccaaaaataaaaaataatattttatttaaaaaatattttaatataaaaaattgaatcGTGCCTGTCAAATAGGCCCGAATGAGAAAAACAACCCATTTTGGTAAATAATCGGGTTGACAACTTATTTtggtaaataattttttatttatttcagtaAAAATCCTACTTAAGTtgtgtctttctattttgatcaatttattccatatatatatatatatatatatatatttctcaatagattgaTTCAAGATCTtcctttatttcattatttcaataataatattgtatGTAAAATTattgtcgaccacttttattaaTCGGTTCTACAATTTcttgaattgacataacttaGAGAGATCTTCTATTATTTGGTTCTACTTTTATTATTCGGTTTCACTTCTATGTTGTTTATCATTATTCGCCGACCAGTGGCCTACAAGGATTGGCCCTCTATGTTTGGTTTGCACATATAATAGGAGTAGAGTCTTCCTATGATCATTACGAGTTTCATTGATTCCCTGTACAGACTTTGTCAACCTCCAACTGCAAATAGGGTAACAGTACATTACAAATTTACAACGGAAGCTGAGATAACATCACCaccactaataataataataatgtcaaGGAAACATATAAAAAAGTTGACAAATCAAGCACCAGTTGACGTATATGAAGCCTCCAATTATAGTAAAACTTATTAGCAGCTGAGTGTTGTATGCAATCACACTTATGGAGGTTACCTAATTCATTGTTGAAACTATTGTTCAAAGCTTTATTAATCTTTCTTCCTTGGAAGTAGTTCTTTCAAGTATTCAGAGGGTTGATATTGTCAAATCTATATTTGGATATGTGTGGAATATAGACATCAAAGGCAGGAGCTTCAATCAAATATGAAGAGTCCTATCAACATAGATATTCAACGGAGTCTGTTTGTATGACTAAGTTTCGTGTGCAAGCGACATTGAATCAAGGTTCACTGGGGCGAGATAAAACTAAAAAAGAGGATCAAAGCTAAAAGTATTTGTATTAAAATGATCtaagttaatttttaaattttttgaaaagcGTCGAAATTGCCATTGTTCcatttaaaataaaagataaaaggaATTAAATTGACATTTTAGATTCTGTTCGAGGATGTTGAAGCCGTCAAATCTGGTTGAGTCCATTGCACTAAATTGATTTTGGAAAATGACCTGAAAATCCAAATCCAACATCTgttatgtttttagttgataaaatatgATAAGTTTAATTGTTTGGATAAATCCGATTAAGCAACGAAgagtaattaaattaattaagaaattgaagagaacgATTATAAATATTTTACCTGAAATTTTTTTTTCGAAGAGGATAAAAATTCACAggcaaagataatttcattaaatcAGCAAAAACGAAGAGTATAAAGatgaagataaaaactaaaccctaaaGCCCAAAAATAAGAACACTCGAAACTTAAACACAAAATTTCCTGAAAACTTGTAAAagttaatatattaaataatctaCACTAATCAGCATTTAAGCGGGAAACTAAAACAGTTTTTAACTGAAAGAAAGTAAACTCAGAAAATTGAGAAACACGTCGCCACATTGCGACGTGGCTTTCTTTTCGTCGTGATGAAGTATGGTCACGTCATCGGAACGAAGAGCTCCTCTTCGTTGCTACGTCACACACTATTAATGCTTAAATATGAGGCATACTCGACATTAATCAATCcttttacaaaatatataaataatcatACAACTGGTGTATAGATTAATGAATCAAATATGATGAAAATGGATGAGTTGCCATTTTCCTATATATTTACATTTCCATAAACTCTTTAAATTTATGTAAAAAATTTGCTGAGAAGAAAATAGGGTAAATTATATCATTAGTCATTAAATTATAGGTAAGTTTTTGTTTTGGTTACTTAATTCAaaaaatgttataatttgatcactaaattattcgaaagttttcatttaagtcactaaactattcaaaatattttatttaagtcactagactattaagtttttttttaaagttctgCCATAAAGCTCCAAGTGACGATTTGACGATCGAGAGGGTGGATCTGTACCTATCGATGAGTAGAAGAACATAACTTAGATCCAAGTCTATCTGGCGGTCAGTGTAGGAGATTAAAGAAAAAACTGTTTGAATTTTGGTTTGTAGATTTGTGAtgttcaaagttgtttcatgaaaaagcACTCAACAATAGAAGAGAAACGGAATAAAAGCTTTCGATTGGTACAGATAGTGCGAATAAAGAAAGCTATTTAAGATCGATTTTAATAAcccaataattttaataaaaacttgtGAATAATTCAATGACCAACAAAGTAACAACAAACAATAATTATATTTAAGTGTTAGGTGCTTTCTAGAGAAATAAACGATTAATCATAAAACATACTCTATTCGCATGAATGGATGGTTAAAGGATAAGGTGATTGGTTCTAAATTTATAGGTACATAGATTTCCAAAGGTTACTTTAGGAAATGATGAATATTTGAGATAAATTATGGAATTGTTAGATTGCCACATAATTGATCCAAAATTTGTATATCATGTCAACGCCGCATCGCTTAAACCCTAAAACCGAACCTAAATAGGCCTAAGCCCAATAATATCTATTTATGTTTTCTTGCAGAGCAGCTTCCTCCTTCCATTATATAACCCCACCGTTTCACTCCGTGTTTCTTTTCTGCAGGCTAAGCAATTTTGAGACTCTTCCATTTAGCAATGGCTTCTTCTCTAGCTCTTAAGAGGCTCGTCTCATCCAACATCCTCCCTAACTCCTTACGCGTCGCCATCGCTCCATCCACCTCCAGACTCTTTAATACCAACGCCGCCACGCCTGATGACCACGATGATCGCCGTCGTGCTGACGGTTTCTTCTCAGGTACTTGTCCACTCATCTGTTTTTCATTTCGacttctttcccttctttttaatttttgattaTCTAAAATTGATGCTGATTTTGGCCCTTCCGGTTTCTATGCTGCAGATCTGCAGGGGCGGCGCCAGGGGGCCAAAAAAGGTAAATTTTCACTTTAGTTCttattgaaattataaaattataattcagTCGTTTTGCCCCCTCAAGAAAAAAATTCCTGCAGATGTGTTTGATCCTTTGTCTCCAACAAGGAGCCTGAACATGATGGATCAAGTCAAGGGGAATCGATTTCTCTCCACATCCCGTGACATTCCAGGGCTTGGGAGCGAGGCCAAAGAATCAAACCTTCGCCCGTTATCTCCTCATCTTCCTATTTATAAGCCACAACTTTCTGCGACTCTTTCAATTACCAATAGGATCTCCGGGGTTTTCCTAACTACTGCACTTTTGTTCTCTTATCTTCTTTCTCTGAAAATGGGTTCAATTTGCTTCACCTATTCGAATTTCTACCAATTCTTCTTTTATTCAGCAAAACTTGCCCCACTTACCGTATCAATTGCTGCATTGGCCGTTTCCTATCATCTGTGTTATGGGGTTCGTCATTTATTGGCGGATTTTTCGGGAAAGCTGAGGTGAAGAACGGTGAGGAGGAAAGGATGTGATTCAGCTTCAAATCGACTGATTTGCTGGCTTGGTAAGTTTTTATTTTGTCTGGGCCTTTCTGGGTTTAGGTAAGCACTTTGTTTGGCAAAATAAAGAATGTgttaatggtttttttttttttggaataaaTGGAACCTTGGTGTTGAGTAAAAAGAAAACCTTGTTAATGCCAAAAGCATCTTTGAACTTGTCAACATAGTGATCTGTGTTGAATTAGTGGTTTGATTCGATGGATTCTGCTAAATCTTTGATTGGGAGAGCTGTAACCATTAACCGTTCCCCTTTGAATAGTATGAGCTTTGATTCGGAGTTTAAACTGTGCTTATCATCCTCCGTAGTTAACAAACACCAAGCTTTGAATGTGTGAACTCTTTCTGAAAGTGATTGTGAACTGTGATAGGATTGACTTAAATGTAAGATTGATTAGTAAATCGAGAAGGTTacattataatttattaaattgttattgttagagattttgtttttccttttaacAAGTTTAGTTCTTTGGATTTTTTTAGTCCCAAGTTTTctataaaattatgattattaCATTTTGATTTTTACGATGAACTTAATAATGATAGCTTATTTATATGATTTACAAATTATTTGTTTTAGAGGATTTGGTAGTTTTTATTATGAGAAGAGAATAAAATCAAAAGTTTCAAGTAAAGAGTTAATTTTGTGTATATATTGGAACTTGCAATGTGTTCTCTGTTAAGTGGTAGTAAATTTTGTTTCTTATTTGCTCAATTTTTGtgttatatcaatatatatatataaaagatgaAATGGTCTGGAATTTCAGATTTTGTGAGATTATTCGAAGAAAAAGTGTTGTAGAGATTATCATCTATATTTGATATTACTGGTTTAAAATGTGAGGATCAATTTTAGGAAATGTTACTCTTTTTTAACCAAACACACTAGATATGAATTTCTACATGTTAGGCTAATGCAGGATGAGGATGGTTAGTTTTTAGATCATAAAATCGAAGTAGATTTGTCTATTCCAACGTTAGACGTGATCAATAATTGTAGGCTCAAGTTTTGATGCAGAATTCGAAGCTTAATGGTCGATTCGATAGATATATTTTTCATGATTTCCTCTTATCAATTCAACCCACAAGCTGGTAAATTGGCAACAACCAATCAGGGACCAAACTTGTATAGCTTTTTAGGTTTTTATACTTGGATTATATGTGATTTGCCACTCATCTGTCTTAACATGCATAAGCACAAGCACAAATATTTGGTCGGGGATTCATAAAGATCAAACTATTGTCGCATGGACTGTTAGAGGATTATATATTAAAGCCaacaaaataaattaattggACTAAAACCTAAAAATATTGGAACTTAGAGACCCATGTATATAAATTACTCATGGTAAGTTTCGAATTTAGGTACTGAAGACCTAAAGCTTTTGACTTTAACAATTGACTAGCTTTTGACTTTAACAATTGAGTCAACGCTTCATTGACCTCagttatattataaataaataaagtagaATATGTCTATATAAGtttaaacataatttataatacaGATGTTTGGAACTAATTAATAATAGTATACATGTATAATTAATAGAGATACTATattgtttatattaaaataaaaatttataaaaattaaattttgttgagtaataaatttaaagttgtaataatatAGATATGTATTATGGATATGataatttaattcttaatatatatatatatagagagagagagagagttaaggtattaaattattaatgaaaaatattaaattattgtgACAAAACTATTATTGTTAagcaataaattgaaaatataaaaatttgtatttaggaaaattaaaataaatatgacaAATATATACATGTCAAATTTATATAGAACCAACTATTAACATGGAAAAGTTATATACACTTTTACTAGTTTACacatggaaaaaaaataaaacatgatACGGCacgaataaataaaatttttctttaaatttatcaTTAGATTTTACATgaacaaatatattattttctaaattcaatcatgataataaactatataaaatacGATATGACATAAAAAATATGAACATTACTCTCACACACATGTAAgtcaaattttacaaaaatagattataaatttacaaaaaatacatataaatttataatactttatatataaaattatgaatATATAAAACTAACATGATATACATCTAAAAATGGTTTGCCAGGTGAAATTTCTTTTGAAAATCTtaacttaaaaaagaaaaagaaaaaagtaaataACTTTATTCTAAAAAAgtgattcttttaaaattaaaaaaattattttaacctataaaattgtgaaaaataaagaaaaagattagtatAGCATTTTTACCCTCCAAATTATATTTTACACTTATGCTTAGATGCCATTAAAACAAACCATTTTTCTATTATAGTAAATCAAAGTACAAACTGGAACAAACCAAGGTGAAAGcacaaataattatttatatagtcCTTAGCCTCTCCTTAGCTTTTCTTCCAACTCATTTGAGAGTAGCGTCACAAACCTCTTACTTTAAGTCGACCTTAATCAACTTACTCAGGAAGTGAATGTCGACAAGGATTGATTTCTGTTCCTAGTGCACTGATATAGTCTCCTTTTTGATAATGTTCTCGATTAACCTATCCTTAATTCCTATACTACACACACAGATGTTAGATTGCCATACCACAACTAGTACCAATCTTAAAAGCATCGGTTTGCCTGTAGTGCTATTTTCATGGCTGAAGTTGCCTTCAAAAATTGATTCAGTCCTCCAACCTGAGTTTTTGATATGCAAAACCCATGCAATGTTATCGTTTCTACTATACCAATCAATTGAAATGTGATACAGTCTGTTGATTTGCTGGAGTTCTACACTTGCCTCTATGCTCTCAATCTGTGCAGATTTACTTTCATTTAATGCTTATCTGATTTGTTGGATGTACTCCTCTGCCATGTTAATAATTGCAATCGGGTTTGGTTTGATGTCCTCATACATGATTTTATTCCTGTGAGTCCATATCTTTCAAAGAAAAATTGTCACATCGACAAATTTTTCCTTCATGACATCTTTCCCAACCTAGCTAGTTCTATGGTTTGGATTAACCATTCCTTGATCGATTGCAAATTAAAGTCCAAGGTGTGAAGACAATATTTTGACCAAACTAAACTGCTCTAGCAAAAGAGCATTCCCCAAATAGGTGCTTTTCGTCCTTCCATTCTCCTTGACATAGGACACACAAAGCGTCCGATGCGTTAATTCTTCTATTAATGGTCACCTTACAAGGAAGGGCCTCATTAAGAATTTTCCACAAGAAAAGAATCACCTTATATGTGACTTTACTGGACCAAATAAAATTCCATACCTTTCACAGAACGTCCTGGTTTTGTGTGTATGATAATCCAACTTGCTCATTTAGGGCTTGAACGTAGGCTGATTTCACAGGGAACACACCATTATTTGTATGAATCCATCTCGCATTAAAAGGTCCCTCAAGCAAAGGGTTTGGATTAGTAAGATTCTGCGAGCTCACATTCATAAGAGACCCATTGTTACCTGTCTGGTTGTGTGCCACTCCTCCATTACATGTAGTCCATCCACTCTCGATTTTCCACGAGATGTTCTCTTTTAATAACTTCTTCCCAACTCGAATGCTTTTTCATGCCCAAGAATTCCTGGATTTTCCTTCTATTTGAATGAAGTTTTCCCTTGTACAATATTTTTTGACCACAGTTTCTTGAATGAGCCAACTATTCCCATTATTAACCCTTCAAGCAAGTTTGGCCAATAGTGTTTTGTTCATTGCTTACATTTTCTATTCTAGTTGATAAAATGCAACTTTCTCCAGTTAGGTTCATCACCCCACCAAAAATTCCTCAGATCCATTCTATCACAAGTATTTTGTGGAGCTTTGAAATATGATAATTGATAGATAGGTACACTCAATAGCACTAATTTGATCAAGGTTAACTTACCTCCCTGGCCCAATAATAGGATGTAACCCCGTGATAATACTTGAGGAACGAATGAATGTTACATAATCTCCCACCAAACCTTTTACATCCATCAAAGGCATAcaattaaaagggaaaattttTTACCGCCTTTAAATAGGTGACTAATAACAATATACCTTTTGAATAAGTGATTGATTGTAACACTCCTTACATTTCCTAACGATTAGTGTGGATATGAAATACTATAACATTTTCAAGCTTcaaccaaatttttttcttttataaaaatattgtgaaaataaaataaaataaaataaaataaaataaagaacacacatatTTTATGTGGAAACTCTTTCgggaaaaaatcacgggcagaagagaagaaaattcactatgttgaattcAAATAAtcacaagaggaatagactatgtcaatttataggcttgtaaagtcatattctaaaaggagtgtagtaagattgaaacaccttattttaatcaatataaaatagatgaagtttaataaggtttaaaaaccttattctaaaataaaatataagaagtgtagttctatatggattttacttttattttattttaccactgtattttatttaaataaggattcgagtcacttaattctaacaatcttcaccttgacacaaattctcaatgaacaagttcttctttacaaactctcaacgaacaagttctccacctcttccataaaatcctttaagggtttaacttcaacaatgaacaccaactaagtctaagcaatgctcaaacttggttataggaagtgacttagtcatcatatctgtaggagtttcatgagtactaattttgctcacaaaaATATCAACACGAGTAATAatatcatgaacaaaatgataccgaacatcaatgtgttttgttctctcatgaaacatttgatcttttgtaaggaaggttgcactctgactgtcacaaaatactgtattgattt
The Gossypium arboreum isolate Shixiya-1 chromosome 10, ASM2569848v2, whole genome shotgun sequence genome window above contains:
- the LOC108458623 gene encoding succinate dehydrogenase subunit 3-1, mitochondrial-like codes for the protein MASSLALKRLVSSNILPNSLRVAIAPSTSRLFNTNAATPDDHDDRRRADGFFSDLQGRRQGAKKDVFDPLSPTRSLNMMDQVKGNRFLSTSRDIPGLGSEAKESNLRPLSPHLPIYKPQLSATLSITNRISGVFLTTALLFSYLLSLKMGSICFTYSNFYQFFFYSAKLAPLTVSIAALAVSYHLCYGVRHLLADFSGKLR